One Thermodesulfovibrionia bacterium genomic window carries:
- a CDS encoding efflux RND transporter periplasmic adaptor subunit, translating into MNRKILLFIILLSFISSSGCSSKNTENKNTDKDNRPAIAVETITVAASELTERIDVVGSLTPKYEAVVKSQIPGLISDVYVTEWVKVRKNEPLARIDLSETDALVKRAEASVESAKAGYLQAQVAAQRAEREKTRVQKLKEFGLATQQNYEDAVSEAEAANAGVEAARAQVSAAEGEMHSLQARLAKGLILSPMNGVVSLRDVNVGDLTSDTGAAKPLFKIVDNSILKLTVTVPSVNMAAIKAGDPLTFTVDALPGRIFSGKIMHINPSVDEADRSIKVTAEVINSSGELKTGLFAKGTIQTGVMRSVIQVPRSALTGLNVAGKKAGAYVIENDIAHYREIAIGVISGDQVEIISGLNSGEMLVVRGGFNLKDNDKVTISGGQEK; encoded by the coding sequence TTGAACAGGAAGATACTGTTATTTATTATTTTACTTTCTTTTATCTCGTCATCAGGCTGTTCTTCAAAAAATACTGAAAATAAAAATACGGATAAGGATAATCGCCCTGCGATAGCTGTAGAGACCATTACGGTTGCAGCTTCAGAACTGACCGAACGGATCGATGTGGTCGGCTCTTTGACGCCAAAATACGAGGCAGTTGTTAAGTCCCAGATACCGGGGCTCATAAGTGATGTTTATGTTACTGAATGGGTGAAAGTAAGAAAGAATGAACCCCTCGCACGGATAGACCTGAGCGAGACCGATGCGCTTGTGAAGAGGGCAGAGGCTTCAGTTGAATCTGCAAAGGCAGGATACCTTCAGGCACAGGTCGCAGCCCAGCGCGCAGAGCGTGAAAAGACACGCGTGCAGAAGCTCAAAGAATTCGGCCTTGCCACGCAGCAGAATTATGAGGATGCCGTATCTGAGGCAGAGGCGGCTAACGCAGGTGTTGAAGCAGCACGTGCCCAGGTCAGCGCGGCAGAAGGAGAAATGCACTCGCTTCAGGCGCGGCTTGCCAAAGGGCTGATACTTTCTCCCATGAACGGGGTCGTCTCACTGCGTGATGTGAATGTGGGCGATCTTACCAGCGACACAGGAGCAGCAAAGCCGCTCTTTAAGATCGTAGATAACAGCATCCTCAAACTTACCGTAACTGTCCCGTCAGTAAATATGGCTGCCATTAAGGCCGGCGACCCTCTGACCTTCACTGTTGACGCGCTTCCAGGCAGAATCTTTTCAGGCAAGATAATGCACATAAACCCTTCAGTGGACGAAGCTGACAGATCAATAAAAGTGACTGCTGAAGTTATCAATTCATCCGGAGAATTAAAAACAGGGCTTTTTGCTAAAGGGACCATCCAGACAGGGGTCATGAGGTCTGTCATACAGGTTCCGCGCTCAGCTCTCACAGGCCTTAATGTTGCCGGAAAAAAGGCAGGCGCATATGTAATTGAAAATGACATTGCGCATTACAGAGAGATAGCGATCGGCGTTATCTCCGGAGATCAGGTGGAGATCATCTCAGGGCTGAATTCAGGGGAGATGCTGGTTGTGCGCGGCGGTTTTAATCTGAAGGACAATGACAAAGTGACCATCTCAGGCGGACAGGAAAAGTAA
- a CDS encoding DUF3617 family protein, whose protein sequence is MYYRIITVITAFSALLFFQPVSAMDMNEGMWEITTKMEMPGMPMEMPAMKHTQCLTIKDSVPQDKDPNAKDCKIEKTDVKGDTITWEVHCMSDGKPVKSTGRITYKGDTFDGETKMAMDGMNVTQKMKGRRIGDCK, encoded by the coding sequence ATGTATTACAGAATAATAACGGTCATAACTGCTTTCTCAGCACTCTTGTTTTTTCAGCCTGTATCAGCAATGGATATGAATGAAGGCATGTGGGAGATAACAACCAAGATGGAGATGCCCGGAATGCCTATGGAAATGCCTGCGATGAAACATACTCAGTGCCTTACTATCAAAGACAGTGTACCTCAGGACAAAGACCCGAATGCCAAGGACTGCAAGATAGAGAAGACCGATGTAAAAGGTGATACTATTACCTGGGAAGTGCATTGTATGAGCGACGGGAAGCCTGTAAAAAGCACCGGCAGGATCACGTATAAAGGCGACACATTTGACGGGGAAACAAAAATGGCAATGGACGGCATGAATGTTACGCAGAAGATGAAAGGCCGCCGTATAGGGGACTGTAAATAG